The Haploplasma axanthum region TTCTTTAGAAAATCATAATGATTTAAGACCTGTTTTTGGTGAAATTACTAATGATATGAATGAAATATATGTTGATATTACAATCTTTAACAAATATAAACAAAAACTTTCTTTGCTTGGAATTCATAAACCAGCAGATCTGCTTGGAATTGAACTTTCTGATAAATATTACAAATCTAACTATAAAGTTGGAGCTATAGTGGATACAGGAAGTCAAATTATATTTCAAACTGAATCTAATTTTTATGAGGATACAAGAATTAGTATTAATTTAGAAGGTGGAATTGAAGCATCAATTATCAATGACAATTATGCAGTTAATTTAAATCCTAATGAGGCTATTGTAAGTGAAAAGTTTTTGAAATCAAATAATCATAAAGTTGGTGATTCTTTGAAAATAATAGTATCGAAAAATAAAACATATATTTTTAAAATTTATGATGTATCAAATGATATAAACTCCGATATAATGATAAAAAATGAAGAAGCATATAAGATTATGTATAAAATGGTTCCTAATTATCTAAAGGGTAAATATTATATTTACATTTTAAACGATAATGTAGAAAATATTAACGATGAAGATAATATTTATTATGAGGTAATATCTAATAATAAACATATTAACACAGAAAATAAAGATAGAATTGAATCAATAGAAATGTTTAGAATAATAATAGCCATTTTCTTATTTTTACAATTAGTAGCAATAATCATAAAAGAGTTTCTAGTGATAAATAACAAAAAATATAAATTTCAGGTTTTCTTTTTACTTGGCATAGGAATAAGAGAATCACTAATGAATGAAATTTTAGAGACAAAAAAAGAAAATTTAACTATCTTACTTTCAATAATTGCTGGAATATGGATTTATTTTATAGTAACATTATCTCCTTTAAAAAATATATTATATTTTTATTCACCATTTATATTAGGAATCTTATCAGGAATAGTCTTAATATTACTTAATATTCTTATAAAAATTAGTTCAATATTTTTCGTGAGAAATAGGAATAAATAGTTGTTTTGTGATATAATTGTTTTTAAATAAAAAAGGAAGTGTAGCATATGGATAAAAAAGTATTAAAAAGACATGAAGTAGAAGAAAAGTATACTTGGGATTTAAAAAGACTTTTTAAAACTGAGAAAGATTATGATAATGCAGTTAATGAAGTAATGGATTTAGTTGATAAATTTCAAGAAAACTATAAAGGAAAAATCAAATCTGTAGCATTAATAAATAATGCATTAAATGATTATAGACATTTAACAACAAAATTAAACTATGTTGGTACATATCAAAATCTTCATTTAAGTGTTGATCAAACAAATGAAGAAAATGTTATGAGATCAGGAAATATAGGAATTAAATATGCTGAGATTGGTTCTAAACTAACTTTTTTCTCATCAGAACTAAAAGCACTTAATGATGAATTATTAAATGAAGCAGCGAAAGTAAGTGCTGATAATAATTTATATATAAAAGAAATAATGAAAGATAAAAAACATAGTTTAAGTGCTGAAGTAGAACAAGCATTATCAGAGTTTTCACAAGTTTTAGGTTCTACATATCCAATGTATGATAAAGTTAAATTTAGTGATATGAAGTTTGATTCATTTGAAATAGATGGAAAAGAATATCCAATGTCATTTACATTATTTGAAAATGAATGGTCATATGATTCTAATCATAAGGTTAGAAGAGCGGCTTTTAAAGCTTTCTACGAAAAATTAGGAGAATATGAAAATGGATTAGCTCATAATTATCAAACACATGTCCTAAAAGAAAAGGCATATGCTACCTTAAAAGGATTTGATTCAGTAATTGATTATTTACTATATAATCAAGATGTAAGTCGTGACATGTACGATAGACAAATTGATTTAATTATGGAATATCTATCTAAGCCAATGCAAAAGTTCGCAAAACACATTAAAGATATTTATGGATTAGATAAATTAACATATGCAGATTTGCATCTTGCTATTGATGATGAATTTGAACCAAAAGTTACTATTGAAGAATCAAGAGAATATTCAATTAATGCTCTTTCAATATACGGAAGTGAGTATACTGAAATGGTTAGAAAATCATTTGATGAAAGATGGATTGATTTCCCTCAAAACTTAGGTAAATCAACAGGAGGATTTTGTTCAAGTCCTTACCAAAAGGGATCATTTATTTTATTAAACTGGAATAGTCAAATGAGTGAAGTGTTTGTATTAGCTCATGAACTTGGTCATGCTGGACATTTTTATTATGGCGGTAAAAATCAAAATGCGTTTAATACTAGACCATCATTATACTTTATTGAAGCACCTTCAACAATGAATGAACTTATTATGGCAGACTATTTAAAGAAACAAAATAATGATCTAAGATTTAATCGTTGGGTATTATCAACAATCATTTCAAGAACTTATTATCATAACTTTGTTACACACTTATTAGAAGCTGCATACCAGAGAGAAGTTTATAAGCGTGTTGATGATAAAAAACCTTTATCAGCTAAAGTTTTAAATGAG contains the following coding sequences:
- the pepF gene encoding oligoendopeptidase F — translated: MDKKVLKRHEVEEKYTWDLKRLFKTEKDYDNAVNEVMDLVDKFQENYKGKIKSVALINNALNDYRHLTTKLNYVGTYQNLHLSVDQTNEENVMRSGNIGIKYAEIGSKLTFFSSELKALNDELLNEAAKVSADNNLYIKEIMKDKKHSLSAEVEQALSEFSQVLGSTYPMYDKVKFSDMKFDSFEIDGKEYPMSFTLFENEWSYDSNHKVRRAAFKAFYEKLGEYENGLAHNYQTHVLKEKAYATLKGFDSVIDYLLYNQDVSRDMYDRQIDLIMEYLSKPMQKFAKHIKDIYGLDKLTYADLHLAIDDEFEPKVTIEESREYSINALSIYGSEYTEMVRKSFDERWIDFPQNLGKSTGGFCSSPYQKGSFILLNWNSQMSEVFVLAHELGHAGHFYYGGKNQNAFNTRPSLYFIEAPSTMNELIMADYLKKQNNDLRFNRWVLSTIISRTYYHNFVTHLLEAAYQREVYKRVDDKKPLSAKVLNELKLNVLKKFWGDTVEIDDYAGRTWMRQPHYFMGLYPYTYSAGLTVATATFEKIKNNELDINRWLDVLSAGGTKNPLELAKMVDVDLSTEKPLLETIKSISNIINEIVELTDKINESK